A window of Formosa sp. Hel1_31_208 contains these coding sequences:
- a CDS encoding universal stress protein codes for MTNKIFKTIGIGVAFSPNLKANIYEAARLSLFFESKLVLIHVGEKSSEKEQQILNILQPFIAQGLKIEMVFQTGGPVDVISSISEAKKVDLLVLGALQKENFVQYYLGTIARKITRKANCSILLLIKPSVERIICKHIVVNGLNDPKTKQTISTAFYVSHKLQSKKITIVEEITKQEVAVSVNDDKSLRKSAIIKERIKMREDSRVKRIVSEIPVSQKSSVQTKTQSIFGKRGYSIGHYAQFVRADLLVMNAPLKTSFWDRLFPHDIEYILSELPTDVLIIR; via the coding sequence TTGACCAATAAAATTTTTAAAACCATAGGTATTGGGGTTGCATTCTCTCCAAACCTGAAGGCTAATATTTATGAAGCAGCACGATTATCACTCTTTTTTGAGAGTAAATTAGTGCTAATTCATGTTGGAGAAAAATCTTCGGAAAAAGAACAACAAATTCTTAATATTCTTCAGCCTTTCATTGCACAAGGTCTCAAAATTGAGATGGTCTTTCAAACAGGAGGCCCTGTTGATGTGATCTCATCGATTTCAGAAGCAAAAAAAGTAGATCTTTTAGTTTTGGGCGCATTACAGAAAGAAAACTTTGTACAATACTATTTGGGAACAATTGCTAGGAAAATAACTAGGAAGGCTAATTGCTCAATTTTACTACTCATAAAACCCTCTGTAGAACGAATAATCTGTAAACACATTGTTGTCAATGGTCTAAATGACCCTAAAACCAAGCAAACGATTTCTACAGCTTTTTATGTGTCTCATAAGCTACAGTCAAAAAAAATAACCATAGTTGAAGAGATTACAAAACAAGAGGTAGCAGTAAGTGTTAATGATGACAAATCACTACGTAAATCAGCAATCATTAAAGAACGTATTAAAATGCGTGAAGATTCTCGTGTGAAGCGTATTGTTAGTGAAATTCCTGTATCGCAAAAAAGCAGTGTACAAACAAAAACCCAATCTATTTTTGGAAAAAGAGGTTATAGTATTGGGCATTATGCACAATTTGTTCGGGCTGATTTATTGGTGATGAATGCGCCTTTAAAAACGAGTTTTTGGGATCGTCTTTTCCCTCATGATATTGAATACATTCTATCTGAATTACCAACTGATGTATTGATTATACGATGA
- a CDS encoding SulP family inorganic anion transporter, which produces MTPPKKNISFFFKQLPKNIFSGFVVSLIALPLGLGLAMASDAPAIAGVITAIVGGVIVSILGGSHVTITGPGNGLVGVTLVAITTLGIESAYAAIICSGILLMVLGFLRMGNLADFFPSSAIQGMLAAIGLIILGKQFHIMFGHRISRENTIDYLIEIPYTVNDALHYENTGLIYAAAAGVLSLLIMVFYSKIRHKYLQLIPAPMWIVLLSIGFSYYFELILHQDNPIAKDYMIPAIPSFSEITTKLPEVSFSNVGSLPFWGSVISLTLISSIESLLSIKAVDKLDPEKRRSNVNRDLKALGLGTVGSGFLGGLNVVTVIARSSVNVNNGGTNRSSNFFHAFFLVVFIVLFSTQLTRIPLPALMAILVYTGYKLASPDLIKKIFSVGKEQLIIFFITLLTTLKFGLIIGISAGVLVTIIIHFIINKNIALFLRHWIKPNVLMFREDDNKSNYYVSVKHFCTFANFYRLKQKLDAIPEENDVIVDFSLCEFVDHTVMENLNNYQNTFTKKGGHFDIIGLDMHDADSKHPFALRKIVPVPKLFGYNLTKRQENLETIANDYELVYNAEKNKETLFLNEFLYFKTKQINHIYNELTDDTNHFNLFDIEFSEGEFIAKEVIRASMLHIKLNAFIPVFSLDRESLIDKVYAIAGFSDINFDKHQDFSKRFHLVGENIDDIKTFFNDELIHFFESNPYYHIESNGNSLLIFSRQRLASTKEIKALLDFGKRLKSVISNT; this is translated from the coding sequence ATGACACCCCCAAAAAAAAACATATCGTTCTTTTTTAAACAACTCCCTAAAAATATATTTTCAGGATTTGTGGTTAGTCTCATCGCACTGCCTTTGGGTTTAGGACTAGCCATGGCTAGTGATGCGCCAGCAATAGCAGGTGTAATCACAGCAATTGTTGGTGGTGTTATTGTCTCCATCTTAGGCGGAAGTCATGTAACCATTACTGGACCAGGAAACGGTTTAGTTGGTGTGACATTAGTAGCTATAACCACATTAGGTATAGAAAGCGCTTATGCTGCTATTATTTGCTCAGGAATTTTGCTCATGGTTTTAGGGTTTTTGCGAATGGGAAATCTAGCCGATTTTTTTCCGTCCTCTGCTATACAGGGTATGCTAGCAGCGATTGGTTTAATCATATTAGGAAAGCAGTTTCATATTATGTTTGGTCATAGAATTTCACGCGAAAACACCATTGACTATCTTATTGAAATCCCCTATACGGTCAATGATGCATTGCATTATGAAAATACCGGATTAATTTATGCTGCTGCGGCAGGTGTTTTAAGCTTGCTCATTATGGTGTTCTATTCAAAAATAAGACATAAATACCTACAACTCATTCCTGCTCCAATGTGGATCGTACTGCTATCAATTGGGTTTAGTTATTACTTTGAATTGATATTACACCAAGATAATCCTATCGCAAAAGACTATATGATTCCTGCAATACCTTCATTTTCTGAAATTACCACAAAACTGCCTGAAGTGTCATTTTCAAATGTTGGTAGTTTACCATTTTGGGGAAGTGTGATATCTCTAACCTTAATTTCAAGTATAGAGTCACTATTGAGTATAAAAGCTGTTGATAAGTTAGATCCTGAAAAACGTCGCTCAAACGTGAATAGAGATTTAAAAGCTCTAGGTCTAGGAACTGTTGGAAGCGGGTTTCTTGGTGGGTTAAATGTAGTGACAGTAATTGCAAGAAGCTCTGTAAATGTTAATAATGGCGGAACTAATAGATCTTCAAACTTTTTTCACGCCTTCTTTTTAGTGGTGTTTATTGTATTGTTTAGCACACAGTTAACACGAATTCCGTTACCTGCACTAATGGCAATCTTGGTCTACACAGGCTACAAATTGGCATCACCAGATTTAATTAAAAAGATTTTTTCCGTCGGAAAAGAGCAACTTATTATCTTTTTTATCACGCTTTTAACGACATTAAAATTTGGATTAATTATTGGGATTTCAGCAGGTGTGCTTGTAACGATAATCATCCACTTTATCATCAATAAAAACATCGCATTGTTTTTGAGGCATTGGATAAAGCCTAATGTGTTGATGTTTAGAGAAGATGACAATAAATCTAATTACTATGTCAGTGTGAAACACTTTTGCACCTTTGCTAACTTTTATAGATTGAAACAAAAATTAGACGCTATTCCAGAGGAAAATGATGTGATTGTCGATTTTTCTTTATGCGAATTTGTTGACCATACCGTTATGGAAAACCTTAACAATTATCAAAATACATTTACAAAAAAAGGAGGTCATTTTGATATTATAGGATTAGACATGCATGACGCCGATTCAAAACATCCTTTTGCATTAAGAAAAATAGTACCAGTTCCTAAACTTTTTGGATACAATCTTACAAAAAGACAAGAAAATCTAGAGACAATCGCTAACGATTACGAACTTGTTTACAATGCTGAAAAAAACAAAGAAACATTATTCTTGAATGAATTTCTGTACTTTAAAACTAAACAGATTAATCATATTTATAATGAACTCACCGATGATACTAATCACTTCAATCTGTTCGATATAGAATTTTCTGAAGGTGAATTTATTGCCAAAGAGGTCATCAGAGCCTCAATGCTTCACATCAAATTAAATGCCTTTATTCCTGTGTTTTCATTAGATAGAGAGAGTTTAATAGATAAGGTATATGCAATAGCTGGCTTCTCAGATATTAATTTCGACAAACACCAAGATTTTTCAAAACGTTTTCATTTGGTAGGAGAAAACATTGATGATATAAAAACCTTTTTTAATGATGAACTCATTCATTTTTTTGAAAGCAATCCATACTATCACATTGAGTCTAACGGAAACAGCTTATTGATTTTTAGTAGACAACGCCTGGCAAGCACAAAAGAGATAAAGGCGCTATTAGATTTTGGCAAACGATTAAAGTCTGTTATTTCAAATACTTAG
- a CDS encoding MBL fold metallo-hydrolase produces MNLYPINAGNFKLDGGAMFGVVPKSLWTRTNPADANNMIDIAARCLLIEDGNRLLLIDTGMGNKQSDKFYSYYDLWGNDSIDSSLKAHGFHRDDITDVFMTHLHFDHCGGSIQWNKDKTGYEPAFKNANFWSNKDHWEWATQPNRREKASFLKENIFPMEESGHLKFTSLPESDILKNSVLGFDIFFANGHTDKQMIPMIPYKNKTICFMADLLPTAGHLPLPFVMGYDTRPLLTLDEKERFLNLAADHNYYLFLEHDAHNEIITVQHTEKGVRLKETFTTNDIFN; encoded by the coding sequence ATGAATTTATATCCTATAAATGCTGGAAATTTTAAACTCGATGGTGGTGCTATGTTTGGAGTAGTTCCGAAGTCTTTATGGACAAGAACCAATCCGGCTGATGCTAATAATATGATTGATATTGCGGCACGTTGTTTGTTAATTGAAGATGGTAATCGACTCCTATTAATCGACACTGGCATGGGTAATAAACAAAGTGATAAATTCTACAGTTACTATGATCTATGGGGAAATGACTCCATTGACAGCTCGCTCAAAGCCCATGGCTTTCATCGTGATGACATCACGGACGTATTTATGACCCATTTACATTTTGATCATTGTGGTGGCAGTATTCAATGGAATAAAGATAAAACAGGTTACGAACCAGCATTTAAGAATGCGAATTTTTGGAGTAATAAAGACCATTGGGAATGGGCAACACAGCCTAATCGACGTGAAAAAGCGTCATTTTTAAAGGAGAATATTTTTCCCATGGAAGAAAGTGGTCATTTAAAATTTACATCGCTTCCTGAATCTGATATTCTAAAAAACTCGGTATTAGGTTTTGATATCTTTTTTGCCAATGGTCATACAGATAAACAAATGATCCCAATGATTCCATATAAAAATAAAACGATTTGTTTTATGGCCGATTTGCTCCCAACAGCAGGTCATTTGCCCTTACCTTTCGTTATGGGTTATGATACGCGACCATTGCTTACTTTAGATGAAAAAGAACGCTTTCTTAATCTTGCTGCAGATCATAACTATTATTTGTTTTTAGAACACGATGCACACAATGAAATTATAACCGTACAACACACCGAAAAGGGTGTGCGACTCAAAGAAACTTTTACAACAAACGATATATTTAATTAA
- a CDS encoding TonB-dependent receptor domain-containing protein, which produces MKSLLHSFLFLVCAMQSYAQNLSLSGIVVDTNNNPIELANIILLNEDESEILKGVSSDGIGSFSFNNLEAQTYIIKVSFIGYQPYKQKIVLLGNLDLKTIQLNEDSESLDEINITVRKPTIKREADRLIFNVENTALVEGNMLQVLKSTPGVLVMGDEITVKNTNPTVYINNRKVHLSSEDLNQLLEGSSANAIKSVEVITNPSARYDAESGVVLNIVMSKNLITGYNGSVYSDFTQAVFPRYNVGTSHFFKNKNISLNLNYNYSKDKVNRDGDDTVNYLDNVNVIDESWRSFTNRNTWSETHNLNTTFDYYINENNTLSVSSIATYLPYFKYRIDNLTIIRDNQGNFLSRFTADNLSRDNKYNLGFDLDYSHDFTKGQLVFNTHYTTYNYERNQGALSEFFDVNDNFQSRSAFNTNANQETQIIAAKLDYSLPVTDNSSFQTGVKFSNITTESNLSQFDVNLNTGNETLDVLNSDTFDYDERIFAGYMNYEISNEKFDLTIGLRAEQTNLEGASPVTFISNTQDYLELFPTVSFQYNISDQYNVYANYKRSISRPGYSDLNPFRFFLNDNYVIIGNPQLVPTFLDHYWVGTTLFDGLLTFEAYYQNFDGAISEIPRQNNNTNIIEYQSVNFDKTVEFGFDMVIDYSVTERWDTFFVTSFYNREEETNFGNGIVTQDQWSNYTNLTNSLSLLKDNSLSVYFDLIWLGKNLQGFQTVEDRLFSQLAISKTVFNKQGTISLSISDLFNTHNFDVATQYQNQFNKQFIDIDDRYIRLGFRYKFGNTKLEFNERTNELEERDRLNKTQN; this is translated from the coding sequence TTGAAATCCCTACTACATAGTTTTCTTTTTTTGGTATGCGCAATGCAGAGTTATGCTCAAAATCTATCGCTAAGTGGAATTGTAGTTGATACGAATAATAATCCTATAGAACTAGCCAATATAATCTTGCTAAACGAAGATGAAAGTGAGATTTTAAAAGGAGTATCATCTGATGGTATCGGATCATTTAGCTTCAATAATCTCGAAGCTCAAACCTATATCATTAAAGTAAGTTTTATTGGATACCAACCTTACAAGCAAAAGATTGTGCTTTTAGGTAATCTAGACCTTAAAACAATTCAACTTAATGAAGATAGTGAAAGTTTAGATGAAATCAATATTACCGTTAGAAAACCCACCATAAAACGCGAAGCGGATCGACTTATTTTTAATGTAGAAAATACAGCATTGGTTGAAGGCAATATGCTTCAAGTATTAAAAAGTACGCCTGGCGTATTGGTTATGGGCGATGAGATTACTGTAAAAAACACAAACCCTACCGTTTATATTAATAACAGAAAAGTTCATTTGTCTTCGGAAGATTTAAATCAGTTGCTTGAAGGCTCTTCAGCAAATGCCATAAAATCTGTTGAGGTAATTACAAACCCTTCTGCTCGCTACGATGCCGAAAGTGGTGTGGTTCTAAATATTGTGATGAGTAAAAATCTGATTACAGGTTATAATGGTAGTGTTTATAGCGATTTCACACAGGCGGTATTTCCCAGATATAATGTAGGCACAAGTCATTTCTTTAAAAATAAAAATATTAGCCTCAACCTCAACTATAATTATTCTAAAGACAAGGTCAATAGAGACGGCGATGATACCGTAAATTATTTAGACAACGTCAATGTAATAGACGAAAGCTGGAGGTCTTTTACCAACCGGAATACCTGGTCAGAAACCCATAACTTAAATACGACTTTTGATTATTACATTAATGAAAATAATACGTTAAGCGTATCCTCAATTGCCACGTATTTGCCATATTTCAAATACCGTATTGATAACCTAACGATAATTAGAGATAATCAAGGAAATTTTCTTTCGAGATTTACTGCTGATAACCTCTCTAGAGACAATAAATACAATTTAGGTTTTGACCTGGATTATAGCCACGACTTTACCAAAGGACAGCTTGTGTTTAACACCCATTATACCACTTATAATTATGAGAGAAATCAGGGAGCGCTTAGCGAGTTTTTTGATGTCAATGATAATTTTCAGAGTCGCTCAGCGTTTAATACCAATGCGAATCAGGAAACTCAAATTATAGCAGCTAAACTTGATTACAGCTTGCCAGTAACTGACAATTCAAGTTTTCAAACAGGAGTGAAATTCTCTAATATTACTACAGAAAGTAATCTTTCTCAGTTTGATGTAAACCTTAATACAGGGAATGAAACCCTTGATGTTTTGAATTCGGATACCTTTGATTATGATGAACGTATTTTTGCAGGTTATATGAATTATGAGATCAGCAACGAGAAGTTTGATCTTACTATTGGGCTTAGAGCAGAACAAACAAATTTAGAAGGGGCCTCCCCCGTTACTTTTATATCTAACACACAAGACTATTTAGAGCTCTTTCCAACAGTGAGTTTTCAATATAACATTTCAGACCAATACAATGTGTATGCTAATTACAAGCGCAGTATTTCAAGACCTGGTTATTCCGATTTAAATCCGTTTCGATTTTTCCTAAATGACAATTATGTGATTATCGGAAACCCACAATTAGTGCCTACGTTCCTTGATCATTACTGGGTTGGGACAACGTTGTTTGATGGCTTATTAACTTTTGAGGCCTATTATCAAAACTTTGATGGCGCTATTTCAGAAATCCCAAGACAAAATAATAACACCAATATTATTGAATATCAGTCGGTTAATTTTGATAAAACCGTAGAGTTTGGATTTGACATGGTAATAGACTATTCGGTTACAGAACGATGGGACACCTTTTTTGTAACTTCATTTTATAACAGAGAAGAAGAAACTAATTTTGGGAATGGAATTGTGACTCAAGACCAATGGTCTAATTATACAAACCTGACCAATAGCCTTTCATTGCTTAAGGATAACAGTTTAAGTGTTTACTTTGATTTAATTTGGCTTGGAAAAAATCTACAAGGATTTCAAACTGTAGAAGATCGATTGTTTAGTCAATTAGCGATTTCTAAAACCGTATTTAATAAACAAGGAACAATTAGCTTATCAATAAGTGATCTATTTAACACACATAATTTTGATGTAGCCACACAATATCAAAACCAATTCAACAAACAGTTTATTGACATTGATGATCGTTATATAAGATTAGGTTTCCGTTATAAATTTGGAAACACCAAGCTAGAATTTAACGAGCGAACTAATGAGTTAGAAGAACGCGATCGATTAAACAAGACACAAAACTAG
- a CDS encoding sodium:proton antiporter: MLELAGIIILGILAQWFAWKFKIPAILPLILIGLLVGPIAAEFLSEDGTKWIEPIWNGEKGLFPGDGLYYFVSLAISIILFEGGLTLKRSEIKNVGPVITKLITLGSAVTFFGAGLIAHLIFNLSWELSFLFSGLIIVTGPTVITPILRNIPLKKDISTILKWEGILIDPIGALVAVLVFEFISVEGDSGFTKTAFIEFGKIILFGTTFGFTFAHALAFAINKKLIPHYLLNVVSLSTVLLVFVESEIFAHESGLLAVVVMGMVLGNGKLENIKELLYFKESLSVLLISILFILLAANINIEDLMLLYTWKTAAIFAIVVFIIRPLAVFLSTGGSKLTLNEKLFISWVGPRGIVAAGIASLFGSKLIKQGVEGAEYITPLVFMIVLGTVLLNATTARLFAKMVGVFLTKSNGILIVGASKVSRLLGHYLESHGRHVVLIDSNQGNIDKAKELGLEALNTNIYSETLADNIELNDVGYLMAMTGNSDINKYAINKFSKQFGENGSFRLVSSLEMNNPEINPKEGLFSHTDDYLRLNEVTREYPSIQEIDLNDKAHYESLIEITDNDKDIIPLFIKDGEGELHIISSYNTDVDEIGNDFKLVYLGKPFDVEEVANED; encoded by the coding sequence ATGTTAGAATTAGCAGGAATCATCATCTTAGGAATATTAGCGCAATGGTTTGCCTGGAAATTTAAAATTCCAGCGATTTTACCTTTAATTCTTATTGGGCTTTTAGTAGGGCCAATTGCGGCAGAATTTTTATCGGAAGATGGCACCAAATGGATTGAACCTATTTGGAATGGAGAAAAAGGATTATTTCCTGGAGATGGACTGTATTATTTTGTGTCCCTTGCCATTAGTATCATATTATTTGAAGGCGGTTTAACCCTTAAGCGGTCAGAAATCAAGAATGTTGGTCCAGTTATTACCAAACTGATTACCCTTGGTTCTGCTGTAACTTTTTTTGGCGCTGGCCTAATTGCTCACCTTATTTTTAATTTGAGCTGGGAATTATCGTTTTTGTTTTCAGGTTTAATTATTGTGACAGGACCTACAGTGATTACCCCTATTTTGCGCAATATTCCACTTAAAAAAGATATTTCAACAATCCTAAAATGGGAAGGAATTCTTATTGATCCAATAGGCGCTTTAGTGGCCGTACTAGTCTTTGAGTTTATTAGTGTGGAGGGGGATAGTGGATTTACAAAAACTGCATTTATAGAGTTTGGCAAAATTATTCTTTTTGGAACGACCTTCGGTTTTACATTTGCCCATGCACTAGCCTTTGCCATTAATAAAAAACTAATTCCACACTACTTATTAAATGTTGTATCGCTCTCTACTGTGCTATTAGTATTTGTAGAATCTGAAATTTTTGCTCACGAATCTGGTTTATTAGCCGTTGTGGTAATGGGGATGGTATTAGGAAACGGAAAGTTAGAGAATATTAAGGAACTACTCTATTTTAAAGAGTCTTTGAGTGTGCTATTAATTTCCATTTTATTCATTCTTTTAGCGGCGAACATCAATATAGAAGATCTCATGTTACTGTACACATGGAAAACAGCAGCGATTTTTGCTATAGTGGTTTTTATAATTAGGCCATTAGCCGTCTTTCTCAGTACAGGAGGCTCCAAACTCACTCTCAATGAAAAACTATTTATAAGTTGGGTTGGTCCGCGCGGTATTGTCGCTGCCGGTATTGCTTCTCTTTTTGGAAGTAAACTCATAAAACAAGGGGTTGAAGGTGCCGAATATATCACACCCTTGGTGTTTATGATTGTTTTAGGGACGGTTTTACTTAATGCAACTACAGCGCGATTATTTGCAAAAATGGTTGGGGTCTTTTTAACAAAGTCTAATGGGATATTAATTGTAGGAGCTTCAAAAGTGTCCCGATTATTGGGGCATTATTTAGAATCACACGGTAGACACGTGGTGCTAATTGATAGCAACCAAGGCAATATAGATAAGGCAAAAGAATTGGGTTTAGAAGCACTTAATACTAATATCTATTCTGAAACACTTGCAGATAATATTGAATTGAACGATGTTGGTTATCTTATGGCCATGACCGGAAACAGCGATATTAATAAGTATGCTATAAATAAATTTAGCAAGCAATTTGGAGAGAATGGATCGTTTAGGTTGGTAAGTTCTTTAGAAATGAATAACCCCGAGATAAACCCAAAGGAAGGCTTGTTCTCGCATACAGATGATTATTTAAGGCTCAATGAGGTGACAAGAGAATACCCTTCTATTCAGGAAATTGATTTAAACGATAAAGCGCATTATGAAAGCCTTATTGAAATTACAGATAACGATAAGGATATTATTCCTTTATTTATAAAAGATGGTGAGGGTGAGCTTCATATCATATCATCCTACAATACAGATGTAGATGAGATAGGAAACGACTTTAAATTAGTCTACCTAGGCAAGCCTTTTGATGTTGAAGAAGTTGCTAATGAAGATTAA
- the lepA gene encoding translation elongation factor 4, which produces MKNIRNFCIIAHIDHGKSTLADRLLDFTGTVTAREKQDQLLDSMDLERERGITIKSHAIQMEYTFEGQDYILNLIDTPGHVDFSYEVSRSIAACEGALLIVDAAQSIQAQTISNLYLALENDLEIIPVLNKVDLPSANPEEVTDDIVDLLGCDPEEVIHASGKTGFGIDNILKAIIERVPAPKGDVNAPLQALIFDSVYNTFRGIETYFRVFNGEIKKGQKIKFVATDKEYFADEVGTLKLSQVPKKSVKAGDVGYLITGIKTAKEVKVGDTITDFANPTTNIVEGFEDVKPMVFAGIYPVDTEDYEELRNSMEKLQLNDASLVFQPESSAALGFGFRCGFLGMLHMEIIQERLEREFDMTVITTVPNVSYHAYTNKNPDEPFIVNNPSDLPEPTTVNRVEEPYIKATIITKSDFVGNVMSLCIEKRGIVLNQTYLTTERVELTFEMPLAEIVFDFYDRLKTVSKGYASFDYSPIGMKVSKLVRLDILLNAQPVDALSALIHADNAQHIGKKMCEKLKELIPRQQFDIPIQAAIGAKIISRETIKALRKDVTAKCYGGDISRKRKLLEKQKKGKKRMRQVGNVEIPQQAFMAVLKLND; this is translated from the coding sequence ATGAAGAACATTAGAAATTTTTGCATAATTGCACATATTGACCACGGAAAAAGCACACTTGCCGATCGTTTGCTTGATTTCACAGGTACTGTAACCGCTAGAGAAAAGCAAGACCAACTGTTAGACAGTATGGATTTGGAGCGTGAACGTGGAATTACCATTAAATCGCATGCCATTCAAATGGAATATACATTTGAAGGTCAAGACTATATACTTAATCTTATTGATACACCTGGTCACGTCGATTTCTCTTATGAGGTGTCTCGGTCTATTGCTGCTTGTGAGGGGGCTTTATTAATTGTTGATGCTGCTCAAAGTATCCAAGCCCAAACCATATCAAACCTGTATCTCGCTTTAGAAAATGATTTAGAAATTATTCCTGTTCTCAATAAAGTAGACTTACCAAGCGCTAACCCAGAGGAAGTTACAGACGACATTGTTGATCTTTTAGGATGTGATCCAGAAGAAGTGATTCATGCCAGCGGTAAAACAGGTTTTGGAATTGATAATATATTGAAAGCAATTATTGAACGTGTTCCTGCCCCAAAAGGGGATGTCAATGCGCCTTTACAAGCCTTAATTTTTGATTCAGTCTACAATACATTTAGAGGTATTGAAACCTATTTTAGGGTGTTTAACGGTGAAATTAAAAAAGGACAAAAAATTAAATTCGTCGCTACAGATAAAGAATATTTTGCAGATGAAGTTGGCACATTAAAACTTAGTCAAGTTCCTAAAAAAAGTGTTAAAGCTGGTGATGTTGGCTATTTAATTACCGGAATTAAAACCGCTAAAGAAGTCAAAGTTGGAGATACTATTACTGATTTTGCTAATCCAACAACGAATATTGTTGAAGGTTTTGAGGATGTAAAGCCTATGGTTTTTGCTGGTATTTATCCCGTAGATACCGAAGATTACGAAGAGCTTCGTAACTCTATGGAAAAACTACAATTAAATGATGCTTCTTTAGTATTTCAACCTGAAAGTTCAGCAGCTTTAGGTTTTGGCTTCCGTTGTGGATTCTTAGGCATGCTTCACATGGAAATCATTCAAGAACGACTAGAGCGTGAGTTTGATATGACTGTAATTACGACGGTACCTAACGTGTCTTACCATGCCTACACAAATAAAAATCCAGACGAGCCTTTTATTGTGAATAATCCATCAGATTTGCCAGAACCCACAACAGTAAATCGTGTTGAAGAACCTTATATTAAAGCCACTATTATTACCAAATCTGATTTTGTTGGTAATGTGATGTCGCTTTGTATTGAAAAACGTGGTATTGTTTTAAACCAAACTTATTTAACAACAGAGCGCGTTGAATTAACCTTTGAAATGCCTCTTGCTGAAATTGTCTTTGATTTTTACGATCGTCTAAAAACAGTTTCGAAAGGTTATGCGTCATTTGATTATTCGCCCATTGGGATGAAGGTATCAAAATTGGTGCGTTTAGATATTTTATTAAACGCCCAACCCGTTGATGCGCTTTCAGCACTAATTCATGCTGATAATGCCCAACACATTGGAAAAAAAATGTGCGAGAAACTGAAGGAATTAATTCCAAGACAGCAGTTTGATATTCCTATTCAAGCCGCTATTGGTGCCAAAATTATTTCTCGAGAAACAATTAAAGCCTTGCGTAAAGATGTAACTGCCAAATGTTATGGTGGAGATATTTCGCGTAAACGCAAGCTTTTAGAAAAACAGAAAAAAGGTAAAAAACGCATGCGTCAAGTTGGTAATGTAGAAATACCGCAACAAGCGTTTATGGCTGTTTTAAAATTGAATGATTAA